A region of Haliotis asinina isolate JCU_RB_2024 chromosome 7, JCU_Hal_asi_v2, whole genome shotgun sequence DNA encodes the following proteins:
- the LOC137291473 gene encoding recQ-mediated genome instability protein 2-like, which produces MNILDLPSTKLLVSDLQHCVKSPDVINPNVKSVNWEMKVLGRKKLFGCVWVQGLVVQKTENGDEIVLDDGTGTVRIVGCDKVPPACPRVKPGQYVMVIGVMTAGGPEPTVRGIKIQDLSGCMIAESMWMLEVIDCADT; this is translated from the exons atgaaTATCCTTGACCTGCCCTCCACGAAACTGTTGGTCTCCGACCTGCAGCACTGTGTGAAGTCCCCTGATGTCATCAATCCTAATGTCAAGTCTGTCAACTGGGAAATGAAAGTGCTTGGCAGGAAGAAGCTGTTTGGCTGTGTGTGGGTGCAGGGTTTAGTGGTGCAG AAGACTGAGAATGGAGATGAGATTGTTCTTGATGATGGAACTGGGACAGTGAGGATAGTAGGGTGTGACAAGGTCCCCCCAGCCTGTCCCAGAGTTAAACCAG GTCAGTATGTGATGGTGATAGGAGTAATGACGGCTGGCGGTCCGGAGCCTACTGTTCGTGGTATTAAGATACAAGACCTCAGTGGATGTATGATAGCAGAAAGCATGTGGATGTTGGAGGTGATAGACTGTGCTGACACTTGA